The following are encoded in a window of Solidesulfovibrio magneticus RS-1 genomic DNA:
- a CDS encoding CerR family C-terminal domain-containing protein: protein MTSSGREDETRARLLDAAGEIFSCKGFHAATVREITKTARANVAAIHYHFGSKDRLYLAVLEHAHAEAMRLYPPELGLPPDASPETRLFAYVRALLLRLTEKNRHAWLSRLMAREMADPTPQLAGVVERCLAPANAVLRAIVADLLGPGAEAVDVARCAQSVVGQCRHFVIDRPVIARLYPETETGLGGLDALAAHVARFSLAALRGYQTSDFAPPQLEPHSGDVL, encoded by the coding sequence ATGACCAGCAGCGGTCGTGAGGACGAAACCCGGGCGCGGCTTTTGGACGCGGCCGGAGAGATATTTTCCTGCAAGGGATTTCACGCCGCAACCGTGCGCGAGATCACCAAGACGGCGCGCGCCAACGTCGCCGCCATCCACTACCATTTCGGCAGCAAGGACCGCCTGTATCTGGCCGTGCTGGAACATGCCCACGCCGAAGCCATGCGCCTTTATCCGCCGGAGCTGGGGTTGCCGCCCGACGCCTCGCCCGAGACGCGTCTTTTCGCCTATGTGCGCGCCCTGCTTTTGCGGCTCACCGAAAAAAACCGCCACGCCTGGCTGTCTCGCCTCATGGCCCGGGAGATGGCCGACCCCACGCCCCAGCTCGCCGGGGTGGTGGAACGCTGCCTGGCCCCGGCCAACGCCGTGCTGCGCGCCATCGTGGCCGACCTCCTCGGCCCCGGGGCCGAGGCTGTGGATGTGGCCCGCTGCGCCCAGAGCGTGGTCGGCCAGTGCCGCCACTTCGTCATCGACCGGCCGGTGATCGCCAGACTCTACCCCGAAACCGAAACCGGACTGGGCGGACTCGACGCCCTGGCCGCCCATGTGGCCCGTTTTTCCCTGGCCGCCCTGCGCGGCTACCAAACCAGCGACTTTGCCCCGCCGCAACTGGAACCCCACTCAGGAGACGTGCTTTGA
- a CDS encoding efflux RND transporter periplasmic adaptor subunit: MNLPLFRCAAYAALLLCVWSCSGSEQKASREARPAPVEAVAAKAADVPVTVKAVGNVEPMATVAVKPQVAGAIVAQLVQDGARVRKGDVLFRIDPRPFELSIRESQAKLERDKALLFKAEEDLKRYTTLKTKDVVAQGQYDETFAQAKTLEGTIKLNQATLDRAKLDLEYAEVRAPIAGRVGSVLLTTGNVVKANEATACVINQISPIYIAFSVPERYLPAIMARMKQGGLEIAAAPPGVSDAGAVTAPIVSVDNAVDVKTGTIRLKAEAPNADHSLWPGQFLRVGLTIETRQNAVVIPTRAVMDGVSGPYVYVVADGKAEARKIVPGPIVDDETVIDKGLAPGEMVVTDGQVRLAPGARAEIKTPAAPGGKGEAKPAEAKPVDGQPDGPKPAEAKPTGAKPAGDGAKS; encoded by the coding sequence TTGAACCTCCCGCTTTTTCGCTGCGCCGCCTACGCGGCGCTTTTGCTTTGCGTCTGGTCGTGCAGCGGCTCGGAACAAAAAGCCAGCCGCGAAGCCCGGCCCGCCCCGGTCGAGGCCGTGGCGGCCAAGGCCGCCGACGTGCCGGTCACGGTCAAGGCCGTGGGCAACGTCGAACCCATGGCCACCGTGGCCGTCAAACCGCAGGTGGCCGGGGCCATCGTGGCCCAGCTGGTCCAGGACGGAGCCAGGGTGCGCAAGGGCGACGTGCTCTTTCGCATCGATCCCCGCCCTTTTGAGCTGTCCATCCGGGAATCCCAGGCCAAGCTCGAACGCGACAAGGCGCTGCTTTTCAAGGCCGAGGAAGACCTCAAGCGCTACACCACGCTCAAGACCAAGGACGTGGTGGCCCAGGGCCAGTACGACGAGACCTTTGCTCAGGCCAAGACCCTGGAAGGCACGATAAAACTCAACCAGGCCACCCTGGACCGGGCCAAGCTCGACCTCGAATACGCCGAGGTGCGCGCCCCCATCGCCGGCCGGGTCGGCTCGGTGCTTCTCACCACCGGCAACGTGGTCAAGGCCAACGAGGCCACGGCCTGCGTCATCAATCAGATAAGCCCCATCTACATCGCCTTCTCCGTGCCCGAACGCTATCTGCCCGCCATCATGGCCAGGATGAAGCAGGGCGGCCTGGAAATCGCCGCCGCCCCGCCCGGCGTGTCCGATGCCGGGGCCGTCACGGCCCCCATTGTGTCCGTGGACAACGCCGTGGACGTCAAGACCGGCACCATACGCCTCAAGGCCGAAGCGCCCAACGCCGACCACAGCCTGTGGCCCGGCCAGTTCCTGCGCGTGGGGCTGACCATCGAAACCCGCCAAAACGCCGTGGTCATCCCCACCCGGGCGGTCATGGACGGCGTGTCCGGGCCGTATGTCTACGTGGTGGCCGACGGCAAGGCCGAGGCCCGAAAGATCGTTCCCGGCCCCATCGTGGACGACGAGACCGTCATCGACAAGGGGCTGGCCCCGGGCGAAATGGTGGTCACCGACGGCCAAGTGCGCCTTGCCCCCGGAGCCCGGGCGGAAATCAAGACGCCGGCCGCGCCCGGGGGCAAGGGCGAGGCCAAACCGGCCGAGGCCAAGCCGGTCGACGGCCAGCCCGACGGCCCCAAACCGGCCGAGGCCAAGCCCACCGGCGCCAAGCCGGCCGGCGACGGAGCCAAGTCGTGA
- the dprA gene encoding DNA-processing protein DprA: MTDSAAAPPQAATWADDDAFVAECLACLRLRLQPGIGPRTVRRIFDRYDSAVAALADARSFGPQGLCPDDAAAALARGLTSRAAETELAAAAAKGLTPLPYFHPAYPARLRELPDPPAMLYVVGDVTLLSGPCVAMVGARQCSRYGFGAAFDIAAGLAGAGVTVVSGLAYGIDRQAHLGGLAGPGRSVAILGTGLDLVYPDANLDVWRELAAGGAVVSEFAPGTPPRAANFPVRNRIIAGMSLGVMVVEAAERSGSLITARLALEQGREVFALPGPVNLPTFAGCHALLSQGARLVQTADDIVSALARELAPFVGAPRPAPPARAPRRVTPPVAASQAAPPDRPGRPVRAGRPAKVAKPAAPLLAAAQPKRAANTSSPEPSAAASSRPSAAAQALAPLEAAALAALADGHKRHIDALAAELAVAAKDLSSTLVLLEIKGLVRKWPGMYYSGEAQG; encoded by the coding sequence ATGACCGACTCCGCCGCTGCGCCGCCCCAGGCCGCGACCTGGGCCGACGACGACGCCTTTGTGGCCGAGTGTCTGGCCTGCCTGCGCCTGCGCCTGCAGCCCGGCATCGGGCCGCGCACCGTACGCCGCATTTTCGACCGCTATGATTCAGCCGTGGCCGCCCTGGCCGATGCCCGATCCTTTGGGCCCCAGGGCCTTTGCCCCGACGACGCGGCCGCCGCCCTGGCCCGGGGGCTGACCAGCCGGGCGGCCGAGACCGAGCTGGCCGCCGCCGCCGCCAAGGGCCTGACCCCGCTGCCGTATTTCCATCCCGCCTATCCCGCCCGTCTGCGCGAGCTGCCCGACCCGCCGGCCATGCTCTACGTCGTGGGCGACGTGACCTTGCTCTCCGGCCCGTGCGTGGCCATGGTCGGGGCCAGACAGTGCTCGCGCTACGGCTTCGGCGCGGCCTTCGACATCGCCGCCGGCCTGGCCGGGGCCGGGGTCACGGTAGTTTCCGGGCTGGCCTACGGCATCGACCGGCAAGCCCATCTGGGCGGACTGGCCGGCCCGGGCCGGTCCGTGGCTATCCTGGGCACCGGTCTTGATCTGGTCTATCCCGACGCCAACCTCGACGTGTGGCGGGAGCTGGCCGCCGGCGGGGCCGTGGTCAGCGAATTCGCCCCTGGCACGCCGCCCCGGGCGGCCAATTTTCCGGTGCGAAACCGCATCATCGCCGGCATGTCCCTGGGCGTCATGGTGGTGGAGGCGGCCGAGCGCTCGGGCAGCCTCATTACCGCCCGGCTGGCCCTGGAGCAGGGGCGCGAGGTGTTCGCCCTGCCCGGGCCGGTCAATCTGCCGACCTTTGCCGGCTGCCATGCGCTGCTCTCCCAGGGGGCCAGGCTGGTGCAGACGGCCGACGACATCGTTTCCGCCCTGGCCCGGGAGCTGGCCCCCTTTGTCGGCGCGCCGCGCCCCGCGCCGCCGGCCCGCGCGCCCCGTCGGGTTACGCCGCCGGTGGCGGCGTCCCAGGCGGCCCCGCCAGATCGGCCGGGCCGGCCGGTTCGGGCCGGGCGGCCGGCCAAGGTCGCCAAGCCGGCCGCGCCGCTGCTGGCTGCCGCCCAGCCCAAGCGCGCCGCCAACACGTCGTCGCCCGAGCCGTCCGCCGCCGCGTCGTCCAGGCCGTCCGCCGCAGCCCAAGCTCTCGCCCCCCTGGAGGCCGCCGCCCTGGCCGCCCTGGCCGATGGCCACAAGCGCCACATCGACGCCCTGGCCGCCGAACTGGCCGTGGCGGCCAAGGACCTCAGCAGCACGCTGGTGCTTCTGGAGATCAAGGGTCTTGTGCGGAAATGGCCTGGCATGTACTACAGCGGGGAAGCGCAAGGATAG
- a CDS encoding tyrosine-type recombinase/integrase yields the protein MSSTNGKAETKISPAPAPSPPTPKGVDEFLTALAAVKGYSPATVAAYEDDLAQFEAFLRGRGLGLDAPEAITRDHVRGFLAELHRRRAAKSSMGRKLSTLRGFFKYQLQKKRLAADPTAGLKNPKAERRGPRALNADEAVALVTPPPAAPAADGSAAACRDLALAELLYGSGLRISEALGLDLDDLDLSQGIARVMGKGSKERLAPLSDASRERLREYLRRRGELGPGPMELALFLGNRGGRLDRRQAARIVDALAKGAGLARHAHPHMLRHSFATHLLESGADLRSVQELLGHARLTTTTRYTNLDLARIVGIYDKAHPRSDHKGEGDDNKK from the coding sequence ATGTCCTCGACAAACGGCAAGGCTGAGACGAAAATCTCACCGGCCCCTGCCCCGTCGCCTCCGACGCCAAAGGGCGTGGACGAGTTCCTGACCGCCCTGGCCGCCGTCAAGGGCTACTCTCCGGCCACCGTGGCGGCCTACGAAGACGACCTGGCCCAGTTCGAGGCTTTTCTCAGGGGCCGGGGGCTCGGCCTTGACGCGCCCGAGGCCATCACCCGCGACCACGTGCGCGGCTTTCTGGCCGAGCTGCACCGCCGCCGCGCGGCCAAGTCCTCCATGGGCCGCAAACTCTCCACCCTGCGCGGCTTTTTTAAATATCAGCTGCAAAAAAAGCGCCTCGCCGCCGACCCCACGGCCGGGCTCAAAAATCCCAAGGCCGAACGGCGCGGGCCAAGGGCGCTCAACGCCGACGAGGCCGTGGCCCTGGTGACGCCGCCGCCCGCCGCTCCGGCCGCCGACGGCTCGGCCGCCGCCTGCCGCGACCTCGCCTTGGCCGAGCTGCTCTACGGCTCGGGGCTGCGCATAAGCGAAGCCCTGGGCCTGGACCTCGACGACCTGGATCTGTCCCAGGGCATCGCCCGGGTCATGGGCAAGGGCAGCAAGGAACGCCTGGCTCCCCTAAGCGATGCCTCCCGGGAGCGGCTGCGGGAGTACCTGCGCCGCCGGGGCGAACTTGGTCCCGGACCCATGGAGCTGGCTCTTTTCCTCGGGAATCGGGGCGGGCGTCTCGACCGGCGGCAGGCGGCGCGCATCGTGGACGCCCTGGCCAAGGGCGCGGGACTGGCCCGCCACGCCCATCCCCACATGCTGCGCCACAGCTTCGCCACCCACCTGCTCGAATCCGGGGCCGACCTGCGCAGCGTCCAGGAACTCCTGGGCCATGCCCGCCTGACCACCACCACCCGCTACACCAACCTCGACCTGGCCCGCATCGTTGGCATCTACGACAAGGCCCATCCCCGCAGCGACCACAAGGGCGAGGGCGACGACAACAAAAAATGA
- a CDS encoding putative quinol monooxygenase, with protein sequence MAEPVVHVVARFKAKPGKEAALKAGLTALVAPTQKDPGYIAYDLFESVESPGSFVLVEAWESRELLAAHLDTPHLNGFKATAPELLAEPMSVKLYAEAPGL encoded by the coding sequence ATGGCCGAACCCGTCGTTCACGTCGTCGCCCGCTTCAAGGCCAAACCCGGCAAGGAGGCCGCCCTCAAAGCCGGCCTGACCGCCCTGGTCGCGCCCACCCAAAAAGATCCCGGCTATATCGCCTACGACCTTTTCGAGTCCGTGGAAAGCCCCGGCAGCTTCGTGCTGGTCGAGGCCTGGGAAAGCCGGGAACTCCTGGCCGCCCACCTGGACACGCCGCACTTAAACGGCTTCAAGGCCACCGCCCCGGAGCTGCTGGCCGAACCCATGTCCGTCAAGCTCTACGCCGAGGCCCCGGGGCTGTAA
- the ybgF gene encoding tol-pal system protein YbgF, which yields MKRRSLSLAASAMVLAGGLLAGCGPGNTLAVGKGSDDFRLRAVESSLQKAQEELKAIASRQQQNDGRLAEIQKQIAALRTSLEGQGLKIPAGASRGSALGQGFAHPEGTLGGPGQERPAEGTAFGAPERGAETAPPSQVAASLPAFPAAGPGPESAGPPAGLPPSAVRPSAPPQSAAAAASAEAYGKRGLGRVGPAAAPTTPEAAIAADRLDVGPGSKAGSPTTPGPVAPSPAAAPEPQPAKAEPPAKVEAPAKAEAPAKAEKNAKAEPPAPAPADPTAPPAAVAPPPSGPREPAPKGSGPAPSYAETASPAQKAEYNRALQLAINGRTAEAKTAFDQFLANHPSSPLTPNALYWVGEGAFAQGDYMTAIADFDKVAKGWPGHHKAADSLYKMAMAQEKAGNMAAARASLERYLKDYPNAELAAVARQKLQALPK from the coding sequence ATGAAACGGCGTTCCCTGTCCCTGGCGGCGTCGGCCATGGTCCTGGCCGGCGGCCTGCTTGCCGGCTGCGGTCCGGGCAACACCCTGGCCGTGGGCAAGGGCAGCGACGACTTTCGCCTGCGCGCCGTGGAATCCTCCCTGCAAAAAGCCCAGGAAGAACTAAAGGCCATCGCCAGCCGCCAGCAGCAAAACGACGGCCGTCTGGCGGAAATCCAGAAACAGATCGCCGCCCTGCGCACCAGCCTCGAAGGTCAGGGCCTCAAGATCCCGGCCGGGGCTTCGCGCGGCAGCGCGCTCGGCCAGGGTTTTGCCCATCCCGAAGGGACCCTTGGCGGCCCCGGCCAGGAACGCCCGGCCGAGGGCACGGCCTTCGGCGCGCCCGAACGGGGAGCCGAGACGGCGCCCCCGTCCCAGGTCGCCGCCTCCCTGCCCGCTTTCCCGGCCGCTGGTCCCGGCCCGGAATCGGCCGGACCGCCGGCCGGTCTGCCGCCAAGCGCCGTCCGTCCGTCCGCGCCGCCCCAGTCCGCTGCCGCCGCCGCTTCCGCCGAGGCCTACGGCAAGCGCGGCCTGGGCCGGGTCGGGCCGGCCGCCGCGCCGACCACCCCGGAAGCGGCCATCGCCGCCGACCGTCTGGACGTCGGGCCGGGGTCCAAGGCCGGATCGCCGACCACGCCTGGGCCGGTCGCGCCGTCTCCGGCCGCTGCCCCGGAACCCCAGCCGGCCAAGGCCGAACCGCCGGCCAAAGTCGAAGCTCCAGCCAAGGCTGAAGCTCCCGCCAAGGCCGAAAAAAACGCCAAGGCCGAGCCGCCGGCTCCTGCCCCGGCCGATCCCACCGCGCCGCCGGCTGCGGTCGCGCCGCCGCCGTCCGGCCCCCGGGAACCCGCGCCCAAGGGCAGCGGCCCGGCCCCGAGTTATGCCGAAACAGCCAGTCCGGCCCAAAAAGCCGAATACAACCGGGCCTTGCAACTGGCGATAAACGGCCGCACCGCCGAGGCCAAGACCGCCTTTGACCAGTTTTTGGCCAACCACCCCAGCAGTCCGCTGACGCCAAACGCCCTCTACTGGGTGGGCGAAGGAGCCTTTGCCCAGGGCGACTACATGACCGCCATCGCCGATTTCGACAAAGTGGCCAAGGGTTGGCCCGGGCACCACAAGGCGGCGGATTCGCTCTACAAGATGGCCATGGCCCAGGAAAAGGCCGGCAACATGGCCGCCGCCCGGGCTTCCCTGGAGCGCTATCTCAAGGACTATCCCAACGCGGAACTGGCCGCCGTGGCCCGCCAGAAGCTTCAGGCCCTGCCCAAATGA
- a CDS encoding GGDEF domain-containing protein, which translates to MVSDALCAFTRTQKILVLSPDPTLARLFDAAFTPAEAEVTIQCQGRYAVETLFTDPPDMLVVDAALADMPGPTLVTMVKSENVYRQLPVALIMDEAALGPDIDWCAVEVDELLTRPLTSAMLRARVTLALARATRSLDANPLTKLPGNTSIIGRIQDLIDRRQDFALAYADLDYFKSFNDKYGFSRGDEVLMMTARIIVNTVRAVGGPTAFVGHVGGDDFVFILDIDRVEEACRTVVASFDGIVPHFYDADDRDRGFIQSVDREGNRRSFPLMAISIAVVFNRDGRLKHFGEASQTAMTLKKKAKENPKSCYVLDKRQG; encoded by the coding sequence ATGGTTTCCGACGCGCTGTGCGCCTTCACCCGCACCCAGAAGATTCTGGTCCTGAGTCCCGACCCGACCCTGGCCCGGTTGTTTGACGCCGCCTTCACCCCGGCCGAGGCCGAGGTGACCATCCAGTGCCAGGGGCGCTACGCGGTGGAAACCCTTTTCACCGATCCGCCGGACATGCTCGTGGTGGACGCCGCCCTGGCCGACATGCCGGGGCCGACCTTGGTGACCATGGTCAAAAGCGAAAACGTCTACCGCCAGTTGCCTGTGGCCCTGATTATGGACGAGGCCGCCTTGGGGCCGGACATCGACTGGTGCGCCGTGGAGGTGGACGAACTGCTCACCCGCCCGCTCACCTCGGCCATGCTGCGCGCCCGGGTCACCCTGGCTCTGGCCCGGGCTACCCGGTCCCTGGACGCCAATCCGCTGACCAAGCTGCCCGGCAACACCTCGATTATCGGCCGCATCCAGGACCTCATCGACCGCCGGCAGGACTTTGCCCTGGCCTACGCCGACCTCGACTATTTCAAGTCATTCAACGACAAGTACGGCTTTTCCCGGGGCGATGAGGTGCTCATGATGACGGCGCGCATCATCGTCAACACGGTGCGCGCCGTTGGCGGCCCCACGGCCTTTGTCGGGCATGTGGGCGGCGACGACTTCGTCTTTATCCTGGACATCGACCGGGTGGAGGAGGCCTGCCGGACCGTGGTGGCCAGTTTCGACGGCATCGTGCCGCATTTTTACGACGCCGACGACCGCGACCGGGGATTTATCCAGTCCGTGGACCGCGAAGGCAACCGCCGCAGCTTTCCGCTCATGGCCATCTCCATCGCCGTGGTATTTAACCGCGACGGTCGGCTCAAACACTTCGGCGAGGCCTCCCAGACGGCCATGACGCTCAAGAAGAAAGCCAAGGAAAATCCCAAGAGTTGCTATGTCCTCGACAAACGGCAAGGCTGA
- a CDS encoding esterase-like activity of phytase family protein: protein MTSRFLPAALAVLLGAGPVLAAEAPTVQKYLVEAPASANVPAPTALAAAFPAGFPLGLGSGVAYAGRDADGAVLLWAVGDRGPNADAPNYRAAPDAKAGPAKFFPAPDYAPSIAKLRLKGDAVEVLEVKPLRTAEGKLLSGRPIPAGTTGSTGETGLGPDLAVISMDVDGVDPEGIAVDPTDGNLWLCDEYGPFLLKVEAATGKVLKKFAPGQGLPEILAKRQPNRGFEGLAVMPDGKVIAAVQSILDVDGKVKASKAPFIRLVELDPTTGTTRMFAYPHDLAVYKKSADAKLGDLTAAGPGLLVTVEQAKGADKVMRNTVYVVDLSKATDLAGKTAPDGSALETVADLAALEGLGVVPAAKKRLFDLRELGWKAEKAEGLALLPDGKTLVVASDNDFGLAGKVEKPAADKDGKPAADPTDYEIGPDGKASYEGKPADTTFAIVPSGEKTELWLVTLPEAVQ from the coding sequence ATGACAAGCCGTTTCCTGCCGGCCGCCCTGGCCGTGCTGCTCGGGGCCGGGCCGGTCCTGGCCGCCGAGGCCCCCACCGTCCAAAAATATCTGGTCGAAGCGCCCGCTTCCGCCAACGTGCCCGCGCCGACCGCCCTGGCTGCCGCCTTTCCGGCCGGCTTTCCCCTGGGCCTGGGTTCGGGCGTGGCCTATGCCGGTCGCGACGCCGACGGAGCCGTGCTGCTGTGGGCCGTTGGCGACCGTGGACCCAACGCCGACGCCCCGAACTACCGCGCCGCCCCGGACGCCAAGGCCGGGCCGGCCAAGTTCTTCCCGGCCCCGGACTACGCGCCGTCCATCGCCAAGCTGCGTCTGAAGGGAGACGCCGTGGAAGTGCTCGAAGTCAAGCCCTTGCGCACGGCCGAGGGCAAGCTCTTGTCCGGCCGGCCCATCCCGGCCGGGACCACCGGCTCCACCGGCGAGACCGGCCTTGGCCCCGATCTGGCCGTCATCTCCATGGATGTCGACGGCGTCGATCCCGAGGGCATCGCCGTGGACCCCACCGACGGCAACCTGTGGCTGTGCGACGAGTACGGCCCGTTTTTGCTCAAGGTGGAAGCGGCCACGGGCAAGGTCCTCAAGAAGTTCGCCCCGGGCCAGGGGTTGCCCGAAATTCTGGCCAAGCGCCAGCCCAACCGGGGCTTCGAGGGACTGGCCGTTATGCCCGACGGCAAGGTCATCGCCGCCGTGCAGTCGATCCTCGACGTCGACGGCAAGGTCAAGGCCTCCAAGGCCCCGTTCATCCGGCTGGTGGAGCTTGATCCGACAACCGGGACCACCCGCATGTTTGCTTATCCCCACGACCTGGCCGTCTATAAGAAAAGCGCCGACGCCAAGCTCGGCGACCTGACCGCCGCCGGCCCCGGCCTTCTCGTCACCGTGGAGCAGGCCAAGGGCGCGGACAAGGTCATGCGCAACACCGTGTATGTCGTGGATCTCTCTAAGGCCACGGACCTGGCCGGCAAGACCGCCCCGGACGGCTCGGCCCTGGAAACCGTGGCCGATCTGGCCGCCCTGGAGGGGCTTGGCGTCGTGCCGGCGGCCAAGAAGCGGCTTTTCGATCTGCGCGAACTGGGCTGGAAAGCGGAAAAGGCCGAAGGCCTCGCCCTGCTCCCGGACGGCAAGACCCTGGTCGTGGCCTCGGACAACGATTTCGGCCTGGCCGGCAAGGTCGAGAAGCCGGCCGCCGACAAGGACGGCAAGCCCGCCGCCGATCCCACCGACTACGAGATCGGCCCGGACGGCAAGGCCAGCTACGAGGGCAAACCGGCAGACACGACCTTTGCCATTGTGCCCTCGGGCGAAAAGACCGAATTGTGGCTGGTGACCCTGCCCGAAGCCGTGCAGTAG
- a CDS encoding HDOD domain-containing protein, protein MAEDLRTERKGRILAVRDLPTLPKVLEEVSKLVERPDSTTEQVAKLISMDQVLSAKVLKMVNSPVYGFPGRISSIGHALVLLGFNVLRSIIVSTSVFEVMSENMVGLWEHSLGAAMASGAVARMVKLKDAEEYAVAGLLHDLGKVVATVQLPDLKPEIERVVAERDCFYLEAEREVLGFGHDRINAWLADHWKLPANIKEGLSYHHKPHLAQLYPEMACVVHLGDFLVRSFEYGFSGDVGVTYLQPEALKILKIRPADFENLLDELSGQLVELADLRFT, encoded by the coding sequence ATGGCTGAGGATCTGCGTACCGAACGCAAGGGCCGCATCCTGGCCGTGCGCGATCTGCCCACCTTGCCCAAAGTCCTCGAAGAGGTCTCCAAGCTCGTCGAGCGGCCGGACTCCACCACCGAACAGGTGGCCAAGCTCATCAGCATGGACCAGGTGCTCTCGGCCAAGGTCCTTAAAATGGTCAACTCGCCGGTCTACGGCTTTCCCGGCCGCATCAGCTCCATCGGCCACGCCCTGGTGCTGCTGGGCTTCAACGTCCTGCGCTCGATTATCGTCTCCACCTCGGTCTTCGAGGTCATGAGCGAAAACATGGTCGGGCTGTGGGAGCACAGCCTGGGCGCGGCCATGGCCAGCGGGGCCGTGGCCCGGATGGTCAAGCTCAAGGACGCCGAGGAATACGCCGTGGCCGGGCTGCTCCACGATCTGGGCAAGGTGGTGGCCACGGTGCAGCTGCCCGACCTCAAGCCAGAGATCGAACGGGTGGTGGCCGAGCGCGACTGTTTCTACCTCGAAGCCGAACGCGAGGTGCTCGGTTTTGGCCACGACCGCATCAATGCCTGGCTGGCCGACCACTGGAAACTGCCGGCCAACATCAAGGAAGGCCTGTCGTATCACCATAAGCCCCATCTGGCCCAGCTTTACCCGGAGATGGCCTGCGTGGTGCATCTGGGCGATTTTCTGGTGCGTTCCTTCGAGTACGGCTTTTCCGGCGACGTGGGCGTCACCTATCTCCAGCCCGAGGCGCTGAAAATCCTCAAGATCCGGCCGGCCGACTTCGAAAACCTTCTCGATGAACTCAGCGGACAGCTCGTGGAACTGGCCGACCTGCGTTTCACTTGA